The Lysobacter sp. HDW10 genome window below encodes:
- a CDS encoding integrase arm-type DNA-binding domain-containing protein, whose product MPLSDTSIRQAKSTDKAVRLYDSGGLYLEVTPSGSKLWRWKFRIAGKERRLALGSYPATSLKDARQKRDLAKGQLESGVDPSASRRAEKIAGQDHHSNSLERIAHEWLYVKKHEWTEKQFLKEEGRLKKHVFPYVGSRPISDVGVSDIRQLIERPMRAGHLEQAHRLRFQLSRVFKFAIATERADRDPAADLSAVLPGRRKQRHPTITAPEKVGELLRVIDAFEGTFPVACALKLAPLWFCRPGEIRMAEWSQIAIESAEPVYVVPPANRKLRKAAKEAPDTPPHVIPLSRQAIEILKELREVTGRGKFLFPGARDPKRNMSDGAVNAALARLGFKGIIVGHGFRHMASTLLREQGWSRESVEAQLSHEIGGTEGVYNLAKYLPERRKMMQAWADYLDTLKEQGL is encoded by the coding sequence ATGCCTCTTAGCGACACATCCATTCGCCAAGCCAAGTCAACTGACAAGGCAGTACGTCTATACGACTCAGGCGGCCTCTATTTGGAGGTAACACCGAGTGGATCAAAGCTCTGGCGTTGGAAGTTCCGGATCGCCGGAAAAGAGCGGAGACTTGCCTTGGGGTCCTATCCGGCGACCAGCCTAAAAGACGCTCGACAAAAACGAGATCTTGCCAAGGGACAGCTCGAGAGTGGTGTGGATCCGAGCGCATCACGTCGCGCTGAAAAGATTGCTGGACAAGACCATCATTCAAACAGCTTAGAGCGAATCGCTCACGAATGGCTATACGTGAAAAAGCATGAGTGGACTGAAAAGCAATTTCTCAAGGAAGAGGGGCGGCTCAAAAAACACGTCTTCCCATACGTGGGTTCCCGCCCTATCTCGGATGTCGGTGTTTCAGATATCAGACAGCTCATTGAACGTCCCATGCGGGCCGGCCACTTGGAGCAGGCCCACAGGCTTCGTTTTCAACTGAGCCGCGTCTTCAAGTTTGCGATTGCCACCGAGCGCGCCGATCGAGATCCTGCAGCCGACTTGAGCGCGGTTCTACCCGGTCGTCGCAAACAGCGTCATCCGACTATCACCGCTCCTGAAAAGGTTGGCGAACTCTTGCGCGTTATTGACGCATTTGAGGGAACCTTCCCCGTAGCATGCGCGCTCAAACTGGCTCCCTTGTGGTTCTGCAGACCAGGTGAGATTCGAATGGCGGAATGGTCACAGATCGCTATTGAGTCTGCTGAACCCGTCTACGTTGTACCACCCGCAAACCGAAAGCTTCGCAAGGCAGCAAAAGAAGCCCCTGATACGCCTCCTCACGTAATCCCATTGAGCAGGCAGGCGATTGAGATATTGAAGGAACTGCGTGAAGTTACTGGTCGCGGGAAATTCCTCTTCCCCGGCGCGCGCGATCCCAAGCGAAACATGAGCGACGGCGCTGTAAATGCTGCGCTCGCTCGGCTTGGCTTCAAGGGAATAATCGTTGGTCATGGATTTCGACACATGGCATCGACCCTCCTGCGAGAACAGGGCTGGTCGCGCGAATCGGTGGAAGCCCAGCTGTCGCATGAAATTGGCGGCACTGAGGGTGTATATAACTTAGCCAAATATCTACCCGAACGTCGCAAGATGATGCAGGCGTGGGCGGATTACTTAGACACGCTAAAAGAACAAGGACTTTGA
- a CDS encoding inovirus-type Gp2 protein — MKRLTKSSKRLLSIWRLHTGIRNNFGWIVTNEMNCPRILIEVDHLVHCLATARGGFQFSIVETARGQRVKSSPLLDTIVGSIPSLSTADVRSIFPQHRVSPYFELWESAVERLGPYSPAKVKVEDVEWMNKWILDLRRAAKSTKYLDTMRNERRTAQKNFTSLRKYVNGLFERYSRLLVIRLDLGYEQGSLSYSCDGMITSKNANREFNKFVDHLPVNYPELVGYAWKKEWGALKGPHMHLVLFFDGHKVRDDYGLGHFLGNAWRKMASPGATHWLCNADKRSLEANGRLGIGMIDYADKELRQGLEDVCMYLTKIDVYIRLKAPGLRVFGKGQIRGIATKRGRPRLYTGVLQEEI, encoded by the coding sequence ATGAAACGTTTGACTAAGAGCAGCAAACGACTGCTCAGCATATGGAGACTGCATACCGGCATTCGCAACAACTTCGGGTGGATTGTGACCAATGAAATGAACTGTCCGAGGATATTGATTGAAGTCGATCACTTGGTTCACTGTCTGGCTACAGCGCGCGGCGGGTTTCAGTTTTCAATAGTTGAAACAGCACGAGGCCAACGGGTCAAGTCCAGTCCATTGCTCGATACGATCGTTGGGAGCATTCCAAGCTTGAGTACAGCTGATGTCCGAAGCATCTTTCCCCAGCACCGTGTCAGTCCCTATTTCGAGCTATGGGAGTCCGCAGTCGAGCGATTGGGTCCTTATTCGCCTGCAAAAGTGAAGGTCGAAGATGTTGAGTGGATGAACAAATGGATTCTCGATCTTCGCCGGGCAGCCAAGAGCACAAAGTACTTGGATACCATGCGCAACGAACGAAGAACCGCTCAGAAAAACTTTACTAGCTTGCGCAAGTATGTGAATGGATTATTTGAACGTTATTCCAGACTTCTCGTGATTCGACTTGATTTGGGCTACGAGCAGGGGTCCCTGTCGTATTCCTGTGACGGAATGATCACCAGTAAGAATGCCAATCGCGAATTCAACAAGTTCGTTGATCACTTGCCCGTCAATTATCCGGAGCTTGTCGGTTACGCATGGAAAAAGGAGTGGGGTGCGCTCAAAGGTCCTCATATGCACCTCGTTCTGTTCTTCGACGGACACAAGGTTCGAGATGACTATGGACTGGGTCACTTTCTCGGAAATGCTTGGAGAAAGATGGCGTCACCAGGCGCAACGCATTGGCTCTGCAATGCGGACAAGCGAAGCCTTGAAGCTAATGGACGCTTAGGGATTGGAATGATCGACTACGCCGATAAGGAATTGCGACAAGGTCTGGAAGATGTCTGTATGTACCTGACGAAGATAGATGTTTATATTCGTCTCAAAGCACCTGGCCTGCGAGTATTTGGCAAAGGTCAGATTCGCGGCATAGCTACCAAGCGCGGTAGACCGCGCCTATACACAGGAGTTTTGCAAGAAGAAATTTAA
- a CDS encoding AlpA family phage regulatory protein, protein MKLESTRHEAIWRMKPLCSHLGVSVSQGYWLRKNDPAFPKPVRLGRAAVGFLPSDIDAWLESKKEVSGH, encoded by the coding sequence ATGAAACTTGAATCGACTCGCCACGAAGCGATTTGGCGTATGAAGCCGCTCTGCTCTCATCTGGGCGTCAGCGTGTCCCAAGGCTATTGGCTCCGCAAGAACGACCCGGCATTTCCCAAACCGGTTCGGCTCGGAAGGGCTGCAGTCGGGTTCTTGCCCTCTGACATCGACGCCTGGCTTGAGTCGAAGAAGGAGGTCTCCGGTCACTAA
- a CDS encoding N-6 DNA methylase, with amino-acid sequence MCKKSPSSEVAAGHAAGVIHPKLAESTEGFAYPANAAKQGKLISMSSPQQEKSTAPLKPTASDTILSAFIWKNAEDLWGDFKHTDFGKIILPFTLLRRLECVLEPTREEVNAAHLKFKDKGMDLGLVLRQTAGLPFYNTSQYSLATLGATKTKSNLEAYIAGFSDNARVIFDQFNFTDTIVRLARADILFKICQNFANTDLHPDVVPDRVMSNIYEHLIRRFGSEVNEAAEDFMTPRDVVHLATTLLLDPDDALFRSNPGLIRTLYDPTCGTGGFLTDAMNHVDGFAAKGKAPPVLIPFGQELEPETHAVSLANMLLRRLESEPARDLSANIAGPKSTLSQDAFAGQRFHYCLSNPPFGKKWEKDQAFVHREAREKGFEARFGAGTPRVSDGSMLFVQHLISKLEHPNKGGGRAAIILSGSPLFTGNAGQGETEIRRWLLENDYIEAIVALPTDIFFRTGIGTYIWLLTNSKPEHRRGKVQLIDATGMHTSMRKSEGNKRRYINDDQIKDIARLYADFEAGENVRIVDYHEFGYRRIKVQRPLRMSFQITDDGMATLRNDVAWAKVDTEAWENLLARYRGKTLPYAWLDTLATEAKKAGIGKLGKAYIKALSTAFGVRDPGADPVEEDGAQVPDKELEDFESVPLNQSIDDYMAAEVLPHAPDAWVDESYTDKRDDRVGKVGYEINFNRYFYKYVSPRELHEIDAELKAVEAEIAALLDEVAE; translated from the coding sequence ATGTGTAAAAAATCCCCAAGTTCTGAGGTAGCAGCGGGGCATGCCGCGGGCGTGATTCACCCGAAACTGGCAGAATCAACAGAGGGGTTTGCCTATCCGGCAAATGCAGCAAAGCAAGGAAAACTCATTTCGATGTCGTCACCACAACAAGAAAAGTCCACCGCTCCGCTCAAGCCCACTGCATCAGACACGATTTTGTCAGCCTTCATCTGGAAGAATGCCGAGGACTTATGGGGCGACTTTAAGCACACTGACTTCGGCAAGATCATTCTGCCGTTCACCTTGCTCCGTCGCTTGGAGTGCGTGCTCGAGCCGACACGTGAGGAGGTCAATGCTGCCCATCTTAAGTTCAAGGACAAGGGCATGGACTTGGGACTTGTACTTCGGCAAACCGCCGGGCTACCTTTCTACAACACCTCGCAATACTCATTGGCAACACTTGGCGCAACCAAGACCAAGTCCAACCTCGAGGCCTACATTGCTGGGTTCTCCGACAACGCCCGGGTGATCTTTGACCAGTTCAACTTCACCGATACCATCGTCCGCCTTGCGCGCGCTGACATACTGTTCAAGATCTGCCAGAACTTTGCCAATACCGACCTGCACCCGGATGTGGTTCCCGACCGGGTGATGTCCAACATCTACGAGCATCTGATCCGCCGGTTTGGCTCCGAGGTCAACGAAGCGGCTGAAGACTTCATGACCCCTCGTGACGTAGTCCATTTGGCCACTACCTTGCTCTTGGATCCGGATGACGCACTATTCCGAAGCAATCCTGGTCTAATCCGCACGCTTTATGACCCCACCTGCGGGACCGGCGGATTTTTAACAGATGCCATGAACCACGTAGATGGGTTCGCGGCCAAAGGGAAGGCCCCACCCGTCTTGATCCCGTTTGGTCAGGAGCTGGAGCCCGAAACTCACGCGGTTTCATTGGCGAACATGTTGTTGCGCCGCCTGGAATCCGAACCTGCCCGTGACCTATCTGCCAACATCGCCGGACCGAAGTCCACCCTTTCGCAAGATGCATTTGCCGGTCAGCGCTTCCACTACTGCTTGTCCAACCCTCCCTTCGGCAAGAAATGGGAGAAGGATCAGGCCTTTGTTCATCGCGAGGCGCGTGAGAAGGGCTTCGAGGCCCGCTTCGGTGCAGGTACCCCTCGCGTTTCTGACGGGTCCATGCTCTTTGTCCAGCACCTTATTTCCAAGCTAGAGCACCCAAACAAGGGCGGCGGTCGCGCTGCAATCATTTTGTCGGGCTCTCCCCTTTTCACGGGAAATGCAGGCCAAGGTGAAACCGAGATTCGCCGCTGGCTGCTGGAGAACGATTACATCGAGGCAATTGTTGCATTGCCGACCGACATTTTCTTCCGCACCGGTATTGGCACGTATATATGGCTGTTGACCAATAGCAAGCCCGAACACCGCAGGGGGAAAGTTCAGCTGATCGACGCGACTGGCATGCACACCTCCATGCGCAAGTCTGAGGGCAACAAGCGCCGCTACATCAACGACGATCAAATAAAGGACATCGCCCGCCTGTACGCCGACTTCGAGGCCGGCGAGAACGTACGGATCGTCGACTACCACGAGTTCGGCTATCGCCGGATCAAGGTCCAGCGTCCACTTCGCATGAGTTTCCAGATCACCGACGATGGCATGGCCACACTGCGCAACGATGTGGCCTGGGCCAAGGTCGATACCGAGGCGTGGGAGAACCTGCTGGCGCGCTATCGCGGCAAGACGCTCCCGTATGCTTGGCTCGACACTCTGGCCACTGAAGCCAAGAAGGCCGGCATCGGCAAGCTGGGCAAGGCTTACATCAAGGCACTTTCCACCGCGTTCGGCGTTCGAGACCCAGGCGCCGACCCAGTTGAGGAAGACGGCGCGCAAGTTCCTGACAAGGAGTTGGAGGACTTCGAGAGTGTGCCACTGAATCAATCTATCGATGACTACATGGCCGCCGAAGTACTGCCTCATGCGCCTGACGCATGGGTAGACGAGTCCTATACCGACAAGCGGGACGATCGGGTGGGCAAGGTCGGCTACGAGATTAATTTCAATCGCTACTTCTACAAGTATGTCTCCCCTCGCGAACTGCACGAGATCGATGCGGAGTTGAAAGCGGTGGAAGCGGAAATTGCTGCGCTGTTGGATGAGGTAGCGGAATGA
- a CDS encoding restriction endonuclease subunit S: protein MTPALSGQPMKESGIEWVGKVPAHWSVRPFFSFAAEVDHPNVGLKERNLLSLSYGRLVRKDMDRLEGLTPASFEGYNIVEANDIVFRLTDLQNDMRSLRSARALERGIITSAYVTVRPQAGPRFFEYLMRSYDTTKVFYGIGGGIRQSMKFADLKRLPVVVPPVAEMDSIVAHLDRATTRIDALVAKKIRFIMLLREKREATITHVVTKGLDAAVPIKESGVEWLGNVPAHWEIGAARRFYSFNPSKREISSRHRSQEVSFLPMEAIGETGKLDLTRTRPISEVDTGYSYFANGDVVIAKITPCFENGKGAPVNDLTGGVGFGTTELIVLRPSNLVSQQYSWWLFAATGFRRFAEGHMEGSAGQKRVQDEWLKAQMIALPPLAEQETIVAHLDRATTRIDTLIAKTERSVELLREHRTALITAAVTGRIDLLKAA, encoded by the coding sequence ATGACTCCCGCACTTTCAGGACAACCAATGAAGGAGTCCGGCATTGAGTGGGTAGGAAAGGTTCCGGCTCACTGGTCGGTACGCCCCTTTTTCTCGTTCGCCGCTGAGGTAGACCATCCAAACGTAGGCTTGAAGGAGCGCAATTTACTGTCGTTGAGCTATGGCCGCCTGGTTCGAAAGGACATGGATCGTCTCGAAGGCCTCACCCCTGCCAGCTTTGAGGGCTACAACATCGTCGAGGCGAACGACATCGTCTTTCGGCTAACTGACCTCCAGAACGATATGAGGAGCCTTCGTTCCGCTCGGGCCCTGGAACGAGGCATCATCACCTCTGCCTATGTCACCGTTAGACCCCAAGCTGGCCCGCGTTTTTTTGAATACCTCATGCGCTCGTATGACACCACCAAGGTGTTTTACGGTATCGGCGGCGGTATTCGTCAATCCATGAAGTTCGCCGACCTCAAGCGCCTGCCCGTGGTGGTTCCACCCGTCGCCGAAATGGATTCCATCGTCGCCCACCTCGACCGCGCCACCACCCGCATCGACGCACTAGTTGCGAAGAAGATCCGCTTCATTATGTTGTTGCGCGAGAAACGCGAGGCCACGATCACGCATGTTGTGACCAAGGGGCTGGATGCTGCCGTGCCGATCAAGGAGAGCGGAGTGGAGTGGCTTGGCAATGTGCCGGCCCACTGGGAAATTGGTGCCGCGCGTCGCTTTTACTCCTTCAATCCGTCAAAACGAGAAATATCCAGCCGCCATCGCTCTCAGGAGGTCTCCTTTCTGCCAATGGAAGCAATCGGTGAAACTGGAAAGCTTGATCTGACGCGAACTCGCCCAATCAGTGAAGTAGACACGGGGTACTCGTACTTCGCGAACGGTGATGTCGTAATCGCTAAGATCACACCTTGTTTCGAGAACGGCAAGGGTGCGCCTGTCAATGACCTGACTGGCGGCGTTGGATTCGGAACAACTGAGTTAATCGTGCTGCGGCCGTCTAATTTAGTAAGCCAGCAGTACTCTTGGTGGCTGTTCGCGGCAACGGGATTTCGTCGGTTTGCCGAAGGCCACATGGAAGGCTCAGCGGGCCAAAAGAGAGTTCAGGATGAATGGTTGAAGGCACAGATGATCGCTCTGCCACCGCTAGCCGAACAGGAAACCATAGTCGCCCACCTTGACCGCGCCACCACCCGCATCGACACCCTGATCGCCAAGACCGAGCGCTCCGTCGAACTGTTGCGCGAACACCGCACCGCCCTCATCACTGCCGCTGTCACCGGCAGGATCGATTTACTCAAAGCTGCCTAG
- a CDS encoding DEAD/DEAH box helicase family protein has product MHPSFNDTAHRERYFEEYIVKQLSARGWRVGEASSYDQNHALYSEDLVEWVQTTQPKRWEKLIASNGDRASATLMNRLAQALERESTVNVLRYGIKIAGAGEIVLSEGQPEDNRDPSAWERYNANILRVVPQLMYRPGSKLAIDLVFFINGIPVATVEVKTDFTQSASAAVEQYKNDRLPLDATTRRREPLLTFKRGAVVHFAMSDSDIQMCTRLDGADSYFLPFNMGRNGRGGNPIREDGEYPVAYFWEQVCQRDNWLRIFHSFVYTEKKDVVDLSGNHHLKETQIFPRYHQWDAVTKMIADAKANGPGMTYLCEHSAGSGKTSTIAWTAHDLIRLRTSDKGEPYFHSVIVVTDRTVLDKQLQDAVQQIDHQRDLIAAIGEKDTGKSKSAELADAMERGTPIIVVTLQTFPFAMEQVLTNGKLKDRNFAVIIDEAHTSQTGSAASKLQATLALRDAREMEGLTVEELLEKIQQSRVRPKNVSYFAFTATPKHATLTLFGRPADPTRPASKDNLPESFHKYPMRQAIDEEFIRDVLDGYLPYKTAFNLAEPAKDGKRVAPKSAKRALAKWLNLHATNVTQKVEFIVEHFAANVAPLLGGTAKAMIVTSSRASAVRYKKAFDAYIAANPKHKAFYALVAFSGSLSGKDVVHASDEQLKNDPFSAQEDEQFTEASMNPREYGSDLRTVFDRPEFRVMIVANKFQTGFDQPKLCAMYLDKKIANPVEIVQTLSRLNRFSPGKDSTFIIDFVNEPQAILDAFAKYDAGARIVDVQDPNVIYDLQADLDRARIYTREEVAAYAKVRYKSAAAYAAGEQAQHRDLYAATSTPTERFNDRLNVERNGILAAESAYEATKALGNEAGMKQADANRASHAEALQVLIDVKSGLTRFSSLYTYISQTIDLGDPELEAFASFAKLLSKRLNGVPPEQVDISALTLTGFDLKPQDYSPDGDPPEEEAIILNPIGASGSGQVPLPVYLRQVIARLNSIFGETTPLSDKVAFVNHVADIVREDTNTVAQVANNPREVALTGNIKGAVQSAVVRAMQAHLAQAEHVMKSDQQAMDPLVAFIYDMVKSGQNLDLSGMAG; this is encoded by the coding sequence ATGCACCCTAGTTTCAACGATACCGCCCACCGTGAGCGCTATTTCGAGGAATACATCGTTAAGCAGCTGTCTGCACGCGGCTGGCGCGTGGGGGAGGCTTCTAGTTACGACCAGAACCATGCGCTCTACTCCGAAGACCTCGTCGAGTGGGTGCAAACAACGCAGCCCAAGCGCTGGGAGAAGCTGATAGCGAGCAACGGTGACAGGGCGTCGGCCACCCTAATGAACCGGTTGGCTCAAGCGCTAGAACGGGAAAGCACGGTCAACGTGCTGCGCTATGGGATAAAGATTGCGGGTGCGGGTGAGATCGTCCTGAGCGAAGGGCAACCGGAAGACAATCGCGATCCGTCCGCTTGGGAGCGTTACAACGCAAACATCCTGCGGGTGGTTCCCCAGTTGATGTACCGCCCTGGCAGCAAGTTGGCCATCGATCTCGTGTTTTTTATCAATGGCATTCCAGTGGCGACGGTTGAGGTCAAGACGGACTTCACTCAGTCTGCATCGGCGGCTGTAGAGCAATATAAGAATGACCGCCTACCTTTGGATGCGACAACACGACGCCGGGAGCCGCTGCTGACCTTCAAGCGCGGTGCAGTCGTTCATTTCGCGATGTCAGATAGTGACATTCAAATGTGCACAAGGCTCGATGGAGCTGACAGCTATTTCCTGCCATTCAACATGGGCCGCAATGGTCGTGGCGGAAACCCGATTCGCGAGGATGGCGAATATCCAGTTGCTTATTTCTGGGAACAGGTCTGCCAGCGTGATAACTGGCTACGAATCTTCCACAGCTTCGTTTACACCGAGAAGAAAGATGTGGTGGACCTCTCGGGTAATCATCACCTGAAGGAAACGCAAATTTTCCCGCGTTACCATCAATGGGACGCCGTCACCAAGATGATTGCCGATGCCAAGGCCAATGGCCCGGGCATGACCTACCTCTGCGAACATTCAGCCGGCTCTGGCAAGACCAGTACTATCGCTTGGACTGCACACGACCTCATTCGGCTACGCACTTCGGACAAGGGCGAACCCTACTTCCATTCCGTCATTGTGGTCACTGACCGCACTGTTCTTGATAAGCAATTGCAAGACGCCGTGCAACAGATTGACCACCAAAGGGATCTAATTGCCGCTATCGGCGAAAAAGACACGGGCAAAAGTAAGTCTGCTGAACTGGCCGACGCGATGGAGCGTGGCACGCCAATCATCGTTGTTACGTTGCAGACATTTCCTTTTGCCATGGAGCAGGTGCTAACCAACGGCAAGCTGAAAGATCGAAACTTTGCAGTAATCATTGACGAAGCTCACACGAGCCAAACCGGATCCGCCGCCTCAAAGCTTCAGGCAACCTTGGCGTTGCGAGATGCTAGAGAGATGGAAGGCCTCACCGTCGAGGAACTTCTCGAGAAGATCCAGCAATCCCGAGTACGTCCCAAAAACGTGAGCTACTTCGCCTTCACTGCCACACCCAAACATGCCACGCTCACGCTGTTCGGTCGCCCCGCCGACCCTACACGACCGGCCAGTAAAGACAATCTTCCGGAGTCCTTCCATAAGTACCCGATGCGTCAGGCCATCGATGAAGAATTTATCCGCGATGTCTTAGATGGATACCTGCCTTATAAGACTGCTTTCAACCTGGCGGAACCGGCCAAAGATGGAAAGCGTGTTGCACCGAAATCCGCCAAGCGCGCGCTTGCCAAGTGGCTCAATTTGCATGCGACAAACGTCACCCAGAAGGTAGAGTTCATCGTCGAGCACTTTGCGGCAAACGTTGCGCCACTATTGGGTGGTACCGCCAAGGCCATGATCGTAACTTCATCGCGCGCCTCTGCCGTCCGCTACAAAAAGGCATTTGATGCGTATATCGCGGCCAACCCAAAACACAAAGCCTTTTACGCTTTGGTTGCATTCTCCGGTTCTCTTTCGGGTAAGGATGTTGTTCATGCTTCCGATGAGCAATTGAAGAATGATCCGTTCTCAGCCCAAGAGGACGAACAATTTACCGAAGCTTCAATGAACCCTCGTGAGTACGGTAGCGACCTTCGCACAGTTTTCGACCGACCCGAATTTCGCGTAATGATCGTCGCCAACAAGTTCCAGACGGGCTTCGACCAGCCTAAGTTGTGCGCGATGTATCTAGACAAGAAAATTGCCAACCCCGTCGAGATTGTGCAGACCTTATCTCGTCTCAACCGGTTCTCACCTGGAAAAGACAGCACCTTCATCATTGATTTCGTCAACGAGCCTCAAGCCATTCTGGACGCTTTCGCTAAATATGATGCCGGCGCTCGAATTGTTGATGTTCAGGATCCCAACGTTATTTACGACCTGCAAGCGGATTTGGATAGAGCACGAATCTATACACGCGAGGAGGTCGCGGCGTACGCGAAGGTGCGGTACAAATCGGCGGCTGCGTATGCTGCCGGCGAGCAGGCTCAACATCGAGATCTCTATGCGGCCACGAGCACACCCACTGAGCGCTTTAACGACCGGCTGAATGTTGAGAGAAACGGGATCCTTGCGGCCGAGTCGGCGTACGAGGCGACGAAAGCACTAGGCAACGAGGCAGGAATGAAGCAAGCGGATGCGAACCGCGCATCGCACGCGGAGGCGCTGCAGGTCCTCATTGACGTCAAGTCTGGACTGACGCGGTTTAGCTCCCTGTATACCTATATTTCACAAACGATCGACCTAGGTGATCCAGAACTTGAAGCATTCGCAAGCTTTGCCAAATTGCTCTCAAAGCGACTAAACGGTGTCCCGCCAGAGCAGGTCGATATATCTGCCTTGACGCTGACTGGATTCGATTTGAAGCCGCAGGACTATTCGCCCGATGGAGACCCGCCAGAGGAAGAAGCCATTATTCTCAACCCTATTGGAGCGAGCGGTAGCGGCCAAGTGCCGCTGCCGGTTTACTTGCGCCAGGTGATTGCCCGACTCAATTCAATATTTGGTGAGACCACGCCCTTGAGTGACAAGGTTGCCTTTGTAAATCACGTAGCGGACATTGTTCGCGAAGATACCAATACCGTTGCACAGGTTGCAAATAACCCGCGCGAAGTTGCGCTGACCGGCAATATTAAGGGGGCGGTGCAGTCTGCTGTAGTGCGCGCGATGCAAGCGCATCTGGCGCAGGCAGAGCACGTAATGAAGTCGGACCAACAGGCAATGGATCCATTGGTCGCTTTCATCTACGACATGGTCAAATCCGGGCAGAACTTAGACCTATCCGGCATGGCGGGTTGA
- a CDS encoding HNH endonuclease, translating to MDAYLLTWNPEKWSRDNLLEYIARIEAGEETVPWKAIKSTPPNSRVFLTKQGKGERGIFGSGTTVGEPFESPHFDEEEATAGKTAYFVNVKFEKLFDPIGGVKVDIAELLDIHPSAWRAQQSGTKLPYEAASKLETIWNERTGSFGSMYPDEIEPGDVYVEGAKKSVTVNRYERDRKARELCVAKWGSSCSVCSFHFEYVYGAIGRDFIHVHHLKPLSEIGVEYEVDPINDLRPVCPNCHAMLHRKSPALSIEELTALVKRYGKNV from the coding sequence ATGGACGCTTATCTACTCACGTGGAATCCGGAAAAATGGAGCCGGGACAATCTGCTTGAATACATTGCAAGGATTGAAGCTGGTGAAGAGACAGTTCCATGGAAGGCGATAAAGAGCACCCCGCCAAACTCTCGCGTTTTTCTAACCAAACAAGGGAAGGGCGAACGCGGCATTTTTGGTTCCGGTACGACCGTAGGTGAGCCTTTCGAGTCACCTCATTTTGACGAAGAAGAAGCAACTGCAGGAAAGACTGCCTACTTCGTCAACGTTAAGTTTGAAAAGCTGTTCGATCCAATTGGCGGCGTCAAAGTTGATATCGCAGAGCTATTGGACATTCACCCTTCCGCGTGGAGAGCACAACAATCCGGCACCAAGCTGCCTTATGAGGCAGCCTCTAAGCTAGAGACGATCTGGAACGAGCGTACTGGGAGTTTCGGGTCGATGTATCCGGACGAGATCGAGCCCGGCGATGTCTATGTCGAAGGGGCCAAAAAGAGCGTTACGGTCAATCGCTACGAGCGTGATCGCAAGGCGCGGGAGTTGTGTGTTGCGAAATGGGGTAGCTCTTGTTCAGTTTGCAGCTTCCACTTTGAGTACGTCTATGGAGCCATCGGCAGGGACTTTATTCATGTGCACCACCTGAAACCGCTAAGCGAAATTGGTGTGGAATATGAAGTTGATCCCATCAATGATTTGCGACCAGTTTGTCCAAATTGTCACGCCATGCTCCATCGAAAGTCGCCGGCCCTTTCGATCGAAGAACTTACAGCTTTAGTGAAACGGTACGGTAAGAACGTCTAG
- the radC gene encoding DNA repair protein RadC, with amino-acid sequence MSQAAEVEGRLYVRGQRCRYSPATPQQIMKAAREVVDKQMPRGTSFKDPKTAMEYFREKLAGLEREVFGAVFLDTRHRLIEWAELFHGTIDGAEVHPREVVRKALSCNAAAVIVGHNHPSGDVEPSAADRAVTVRLKQALGLVDIRLLDHVIVGGTSTLTLAERGWV; translated from the coding sequence GTGTCACAGGCAGCAGAAGTTGAGGGTCGTTTGTACGTAAGAGGGCAGCGCTGCAGGTACTCACCTGCCACGCCACAGCAGATCATGAAGGCGGCGAGGGAAGTCGTAGACAAGCAAATGCCCAGAGGTACTTCTTTCAAAGATCCCAAGACTGCCATGGAATACTTTCGTGAAAAACTTGCGGGACTTGAACGAGAGGTGTTCGGTGCAGTGTTTCTTGATACAAGGCATCGCCTTATTGAGTGGGCCGAACTGTTTCACGGAACCATCGACGGTGCCGAGGTGCATCCGCGCGAAGTGGTTCGAAAGGCACTCAGTTGCAACGCCGCAGCCGTGATCGTCGGTCACAACCATCCCTCGGGAGATGTCGAGCCGTCCGCTGCAGATCGAGCGGTGACTGTTCGACTCAAGCAGGCTTTAGGGTTGGTCGACATACGTCTACTGGATCACGTGATTGTAGGTGGAACCAGCACATTGACATTGGCCGAACGTGGTTGGGTTTGA